The following proteins come from a genomic window of bacterium:
- the secY gene encoding preprotein translocase subunit SecY: MIPGLANILRIPDLRRKFLFTIGMLAIFRLGSHIPVPGVDVARLQSLFNQQGNVFGFIDLFVGGALSRFALFALGVFPYITASIIFSLLEVVFPRLKEMHREEGEAGRRKIGQYTLYLSVGLAVIQSVGQMVLIRNLGAMPDTRPLVQGLVVVTLVAGTMVLTWMGSIMTEYGIGNGVSLLIFGGIVARLPNQLSQTIGLVKVGEASMFRAVADVGVIILSIVLVIIVTQAVRKIPIQYAKRIVGRRMLGGQTTHLPIRIASAGVIPIIFAISVLQFPTTIAQFSAWPWLQRLGNMLSISNVLGAALYFVLIIVFTYFYTAVTFDPEDVSDNIKKYGGFIPGIRPGRPTSEYLTRILERLTLVGALFLALIAVGPILLGRFTGQLTLYLTGTSLLIVVGVALETMKQIEAYVLMRHYEGFMK, translated from the coding sequence ATGATTCCAGGTCTGGCCAACATCCTCCGCATCCCGGATCTCCGCCGGAAGTTTCTGTTTACGATCGGGATGCTGGCGATCTTCCGGTTGGGATCGCACATTCCCGTGCCCGGTGTGGACGTGGCGCGGCTGCAGTCCCTGTTCAACCAGCAGGGCAACGTGTTCGGCTTCATCGACCTGTTTGTCGGCGGCGCGCTGTCGCGATTCGCGCTGTTTGCGTTGGGGGTGTTCCCCTACATCACGGCGTCGATCATCTTCAGCCTCCTCGAAGTAGTCTTCCCCCGGCTGAAGGAGATGCATCGGGAAGAGGGGGAGGCGGGGCGGCGGAAGATCGGGCAGTACACGCTGTACCTCTCGGTCGGGCTCGCCGTGATTCAGTCGGTCGGGCAGATGGTGCTGATCAGGAACCTCGGGGCGATGCCCGACACCCGGCCGCTCGTGCAGGGCCTCGTTGTGGTGACGCTCGTCGCCGGGACGATGGTGCTGACGTGGATGGGCTCGATCATGACCGAGTACGGGATCGGGAACGGGGTGTCGCTCTTGATCTTCGGGGGGATCGTGGCACGGCTCCCCAACCAGCTCTCCCAGACGATCGGATTGGTCAAGGTCGGGGAGGCCTCCATGTTCCGCGCGGTGGCGGACGTGGGCGTCATCATCCTCAGCATCGTGCTGGTCATCATCGTCACCCAGGCCGTGCGCAAGATCCCGATCCAATACGCGAAGCGCATCGTCGGGCGGCGAATGCTCGGAGGGCAGACCACCCACCTGCCGATCCGGATCGCGTCTGCGGGCGTGATCCCGATCATCTTCGCGATCTCCGTCCTGCAGTTCCCGACGACGATCGCCCAGTTCTCAGCGTGGCCGTGGCTCCAACGCTTGGGCAACATGCTGAGCATCAGCAACGTCCTGGGCGCGGCCCTCTACTTCGTCCTGATTATCGTGTTCACGTACTTCTACACGGCCGTCACGTTCGATCCCGAGGACGTGTCCGACAACATCAAGAAATACGGGGGGTTCATCCCGGGCATCAGGCCGGGGCGGCCGACCTCCGAATACCTCACCCGGATCCTCGAGCGGCTGACGCTGGTGGGGGCGCTGTTCCTCGCCCTGATCGCCGTGGGGCCGATCCTGCTGGGACGGTTTACAGGCCAGCTGACGTTGTACCTGACCGGAACGTCGCTCCTCATCGTCGTCGGGGTGGCGCTCGAGACCATGAAGCAGATCGAGGCATATGTGCTGATGCGCCATTACGAAGGGTTCATGAAGTGA
- the rplO gene encoding 50S ribosomal protein L15 — MVGIGELRPARGSRRRQRRIGRGGSSGRGNTAGRGNKGQKARSGGQTRPGFEGGQLPLVKRVPYRRGVRGAGSVMTGGGPRPRMGIVNIGRLSIFPPGTEVTPDALKQARLVQEDRVKILGTGEVPHALVVKAHAFSKTARTRIEAAGGQVQVLS, encoded by the coding sequence ATGGTCGGGATCGGTGAGTTGAGACCCGCCCGCGGCTCCCGACGCCGGCAACGGCGGATCGGCCGCGGAGGGTCCTCGGGGCGGGGCAACACCGCGGGACGCGGCAACAAGGGACAAAAAGCGCGGAGCGGCGGACAGACCCGTCCGGGGTTCGAAGGCGGCCAGCTGCCCCTGGTCAAGCGGGTCCCGTATCGCCGCGGCGTCCGCGGCGCGGGCAGCGTGATGACGGGCGGCGGGCCCCGTCCGCGGATGGGGATCGTCAACATCGGCCGGCTCAGCATCTTTCCGCCGGGGACCGAGGTGACGCCCGACGCCCTCAAACAGGCCCGGTTGGTGCAGGAAGACCGGGTGAAGATCCTCGGGACGGGCGAGGTCCCGCATGCGCTGGTCGTGAAGGCGCACGCATTCAGCAAGACGGCGCGGACGCGCATCGAGGCGGCCGGCGGCCAGGTGCAGGTGCTGTCATGA